In one window of Synechococcus sp. M16CYN DNA:
- a CDS encoding M67 family metallopeptidase: MGKVEVLTQSAERIGERPFVPSLLRFDHQCLTILQRSSLVVNPYEGCGLLLGTGCWTPLLTLVTVWPCCNVWGMSEFSVNGSGRGSRLSRFSLDPREQIAAQRWARSRDLQVLGVYHSHPRTPAKPSNWDRCLAEPERLMLILSGIEGLRAWWMGSDRKPLEILIEVCENHHTYAAEPTLLDAESVRE; this comes from the coding sequence CTTAACTCAGTCAGCAGAGCGTATCGGTGAGCGGCCCTTTGTGCCATCGTTGCTGCGTTTCGATCATCAATGCCTCACGATTCTTCAGCGTTCATCGCTAGTGGTAAATCCTTACGAAGGATGTGGGTTGCTTCTCGGGACAGGTTGTTGGACCCCGTTGTTAACGCTGGTGACGGTTTGGCCTTGTTGCAATGTTTGGGGTATGAGCGAATTTTCAGTTAACGGCTCAGGGAGAGGAAGTCGCCTTAGCCGTTTCTCTTTAGATCCTCGTGAACAGATTGCTGCTCAGCGCTGGGCAAGATCACGGGACTTGCAAGTTCTAGGTGTCTACCATTCTCATCCTCGGACGCCAGCAAAACCATCGAATTGGGACCGTTGTTTGGCTGAACCCGAGCGCTTAATGTTGATTTTGTCTGGTATAGAAGGTTTGCGTGCCTGGTGGATGGGTTCGGATCGGAAACCGTTAGAAATTCTCATTGAGGTCTGTGAGAATCATCACACTTATGCAGCAGAGCCAACCCTCCTCGATGCAGAGTCTGTCCGCGAGTGA
- the moeB gene encoding molybdopterin-synthase adenylyltransferase MoeB has protein sequence MQQSQPSSMQSLSASEQGRYARHLILPEVGTSGQERLKASSVLCIGAGGLGSPLLLYLAAAGVGRIGIVDGDVVELSNLQRQVIHDSTWLGRSKAQSAAAKLRELNPNCQVDVHEVMLDITNVMDLIAFYDFVCDGTDNFPSRYLINDACVLLGKPLVYGSVQRFEGQVTVFNIDPHSPNYRDLLPKPPSPGVVPSCAEAGVMGVTPGLIGLIQAAEVIKLITGIGCCLNGRLLVVDVLTLRFRELTLRRDPDRPPIKGLINYEQFCHPATSEMTSPALKSISVTDLKILLDSGADDIVLLDVRNPAEAEVVAISTATLIPLATIENGEAIERVRLLAEGSQLFVHCKLGSRSARAVQILADHGIEAVNVTGGIDAWAKEVDPTLPRY, from the coding sequence ATGCAGCAGAGCCAACCCTCCTCGATGCAGAGTCTGTCCGCGAGTGAGCAGGGACGCTACGCCCGGCATCTAATTCTTCCCGAAGTGGGAACGTCTGGTCAGGAAAGACTTAAGGCCTCTTCGGTGCTTTGCATTGGGGCGGGTGGTCTGGGCTCGCCATTGCTCCTTTACCTCGCTGCAGCTGGTGTAGGTCGAATTGGCATCGTTGATGGAGATGTCGTAGAGCTCTCCAACTTGCAGCGCCAGGTTATTCACGATTCCACTTGGTTAGGGCGCTCAAAAGCCCAATCCGCTGCCGCGAAACTTCGTGAACTCAACCCTAACTGCCAGGTTGATGTGCATGAGGTAATGCTCGACATCACCAACGTCATGGACTTGATTGCTTTTTATGATTTTGTTTGTGACGGCACAGATAATTTTCCTAGCCGATACTTGATTAACGATGCCTGTGTTTTATTGGGTAAGCCACTTGTTTATGGTTCTGTTCAGCGATTCGAAGGTCAGGTCACGGTCTTCAATATCGACCCCCATAGCCCGAATTATCGAGATCTGTTACCTAAACCTCCTTCACCAGGGGTAGTTCCCTCTTGTGCTGAGGCTGGTGTGATGGGGGTGACTCCTGGTCTGATTGGTCTCATTCAGGCTGCCGAAGTGATCAAGTTGATCACAGGAATCGGTTGTTGTTTGAATGGCCGCTTGTTAGTAGTCGATGTACTCACCCTGCGCTTTAGAGAACTCACCCTGCGCCGTGATCCAGATCGCCCTCCGATTAAAGGCCTGATTAACTATGAACAGTTTTGTCATCCAGCAACATCAGAAATGACGTCTCCTGCACTTAAGAGCATCAGCGTGACTGATCTGAAGATTTTGTTGGATAGTGGCGCGGATGATATCGTGCTTCTGGATGTTCGCAACCCGGCAGAGGCCGAGGTGGTTGCCATCTCGACAGCAACCCTGATTCCCTTGGCAACGATTGAAAATGGGGAGGCTATAGAGCGTGTGCGGTTGTTAGCCGAAGGAAGTCAACTTTTTGTACACTGCAAGTTGGGCAGTCGTTCTGCACGTGCGGTCCAGATTCTCGCTGACCATGGCATAGAAGCCGTCAACGTGACAGGAGGAATCGATGCCT